The following DNA comes from Elusimicrobiota bacterium.
CGGCGGCGGCGTCGAAGAGCCGGACGGCCTCGGGCGCGTCTACCGCCGCGAACGCGGCCATCGCGGCGCAGACGCCGGGGCGGGCTCGAAGGGCCTGCGCCCAGGGGGCGAGATACCAGTCTTCGCCCGCGAGGCGGACCCCGTCGTCCAGAAACGCGGCGAGCGCCGGGCCGGGCGGGCGGCAGTCGGCCTTTCCCGCCCGCGCCGCCGCGAGGGCGTCGAACGGGGTCAGGAGCAGGCAGGCGGCGAGCGTCGCGGCGACGCTCCCCGCGAGGGGAAGCGCCGCCAGGAAGGCGGACGGCTCGGGCGCGGCCTCCTTCCGGAAGAATCCGGCCGCGCCGATCCCGGCAAGGGCGGCGAGCAGCGGCTCGACGCCGAGGCGGTAGCCGTGGCCGAGCCCGATCGCCGCGTAGGCGGAGAATGACGCCGCGATCAGCGCGGCCGCCTGCGCGCCTCGCGAGGCGCCCGGCCGCAGGGCGGCGAAAAGCGCGGGCAAAAGCAGCGCCGAGAGAGGCAGCCAGAACGCGGCGAGCCGCCGCGCGCTGCCGCGGGCGTAGTCCAGGGGGGAGTCGAGGATGAGCCGCAGGGCCAGGCCGGCGAAGGCGGCATCGCGGCGCTCGATCGTCTCGTCGAGATGCGCCGCGGCGAAGCCGGGCGCGCGCCGCTCCGCGATGGCGAACGCCTCGCCGAACATGACGGCCCGGTCGCCCCCGTCCGCCGCGGCGAGCAGGTTGTAGGCGCCGGTCCCCGCGTCGAGGGGCACGAGGCGGCCCGTGTGGGCGTAGTTCCGAAGGGTCCACGGGAGCAGGACCGCGCCGGCGACGAGCAGGACCCGCGCCGCGCGCCGCGCGCCGGCGCGCCCCCACCAGACGTGGGCCGCCGCCGCGAGCAGCGGAACGGCGAGCAGATGCGCGCTGCGGCACAGCAGGCTCGCTCCGAGCGCCAAGCCGAGGAGATTCCCCGCGGCGCGGTCGCCGTCGCGCTCGGCCCACCGCGCCGCCGCGCAGGCGAGCAGCAGGATGACGAGGCCGTAGAAGCCGTGCACGTCCAGGTCTCGCGCCGAGGCGGCCAGGGACGGGTCGAGCGAGACGAAAGCCGCCGCGAGCGCGCCCGCGGCGGGGGAGAACAGACGGGAGGCGAGCCCCCAGGCGCACATCGCCGCGAGGGCTCCGAGCACGGCCTGAGAGACGCGGGCGCGCCGGGGGGACGGGCGCTCGCCGCCGTGCTGGGCCGCCGCGAGGAAGGTCGTGTACAGCGGGCCGCGGCCCGTGAGCGGGCCGCCGCCCGGGTCCGACGAGTAAAGCCCCTCGGAGAGCAGCATCACGGAGGAGAGGAAGTACTCCTCCTGCGGCACGACGTAGGGGCGCGCGGCGTCTCCGGCGGGCCAGGCGAGCGCGAGGCGCCAGCACAGCCCGGCGGCGATCGCGGCGGCGGCCAGGCGTCCGCTTACGCCATCCATATCGCCTGACGGTATTCCTCGCGGCGGAAGCCGCGGCTGAGCTCGAGGCCGGCCTCGAGCAAGCCCACCATGTCCTCGCGGCCGGACTTTCCCCGGATGTGATCCCTGATGCGGACCGGGATCGCGTCGAAATCCGCCTTGAGCCCCGCGCTGTCGCCGAGCGCGGCCTTGGCCAGGGCGCGGTTGAACAGGGCCCACAGCCAGATCGGCGTCGCGCGGTCGGGGTCGGAGAGGGTCGGCTCGTTGAGATCCTTAAGCGCCTCCCGGTGGCGGCCGAGCGCGCGCTTGGCCTCGCCGCGCCAGACGTAGGCCTCGAGATCCCGGGGGTAAAGCGTCAGAGCCTCGTCGAGCTGCCGCAGCGCCTCCTCGGCCCGGCCGAGCTTGAGCAGGGCCCCGGCCCTCCAGCTCAGCGCGTACGGCGCGCCCAGGCGCAGGGCCTCGTCGAAGCGGCCCACCGCGGACTCGTAGCGTCCCAGCCACAGGTCGAAGGCGCCGCGCCAGGCCAGGACCTGCCCGGCCTCGTCGGGCGGGGCCTCGGGCAGGGCGCGGTCGAGCTCGGCGAAGGCCTCCCCGGTCCGGCCCCGGCACAGCATCCAGCCGTAGCGGCGCCCGGGCAAGGCGGCCAGCCGCGAAAACTGACGCAGCTCCTCGGGCCCGCGCAGGTCGGCCCGATAATAAGGAACCCACGAGCGGCGAGCGGCCGGGCCGGCGGCGCGCTCGAGCCGGAGGACCTCGCGCCGGCGCTCGGCGAGGGGGCGATCGTCCCATTCCCACGGGTCGCGCAGAGCGCGGATGTCCGCGAGCCCCGGACGGCCGTCGAGCAGACGCTCACCCGCGGCGAGCGCTTCTTTATAGCGGCCGAGCTTCATGAGCGCGGCGAAGACCTCGCCGGGAAGCAGCACGCCGCGGTTCAGGCGCAGGCCCTCGGCGAGCAGCGCTCGGCCGCGCGCGACGGCGCCCGAGGAGAATAGGATGCCTCCCGCGATCAGGCGCGCGCGCGCGTCTCCCGGCTCGAGCCTGAGTATCTTGGCCAGGATCTTTGCCGCCGTCTTCGTTCGCGAGGAGGAGCGGTAGGCCTGCGAGGCCGCCTTGAGAGCCTCGAGTAAGGCGCGCAGCTTCTCTCCCTTGGCCGCGCGCGCCGCCTGCCGGCGGGCTTCCTCGGCCTGCTCGCGCATGCGCAGGACCTCGGCGAGCTGGCGGCCGGCCCCGGCGTCGCCCGGGCCGACGAGCAGGGCCCGGCGCAGCGCCTTTTCCGCGAGGACGAGGCGGCCCGCGGCGACGAGCGCTCCGCCGCGTCCGCGCAGGACCCGGACCTTGTCGGCCTTCCTGCGGCGCGCCGCCGACCGGCGCGCCCGCTTGGATTTCTCCCGCATCCGCGCGACCTCGGCGCGGCGGCGCCGGGACAACGGATCGGCCGGCGCCAGCGACACCGCCCGGCGCAGGATCCGTTCCGCGTTGTCGAGGCGGCCCGCCTGGACGTACTCCAGCCCGCGGCGCCGCAGGAGCCGGACGAGGGCGCGGCGCGCGCGCTCGTCTTCGGGGGCGAGCGCGAGGAGCTTGCGCAGCTCGCCCTCCGCCTTCTTGAGGGCGCCGGCGGCGAGGAAGGACTCGGCGCGCGCGCGCAGGACGTCGCGCAGGCGCCGCCGCGCGGCGCCCCCGCCGAGGACGAGGGCCTTCGTCAGGGCCTTCTCCGCCGCGGCCAGCTCGCCGACGGCCCCCAGCGCCTGCCCGCAAGCGCGCAGGGTTTCCGCGAGCGCCGTTCCGCCGGTCTTGAGCGACAGGACCTTGAGCAGGGCCTTTTCCGCCGCGGGGTCCCGGGCCGGGGCTCGGCGGAGGACGACGTTGGCCAGGCCGGCATAGGCCGGCAGGTGGCGGGGGAAATCCCGGATCACGGAGACGAACTCCGCGGCGGCTTCGTCGGGGCGGCCCAGGGAGCCCGCGACATGGCCGATGAAGACGCGCGCCTGCGCGACGCTCTCGCCCGCGGCGACGGCGGCGCGGAAGCAACTGAGCGCCTCCTCGAAGCGCCCGGCGTTGAAGTGCTCCACGCCGCGGGCGTTCAGGTCATCCATATCGCCTGCCGGTACTCCTCGCGCCGGAAGCCCCGGCTCAGCTCGAGGCTCGCCTTGAGGAGCGCTTCGGGGTCCGCAAGCCCGGTTTTCGCGCGAAGGTAGTCGGTGAAGTAAGCGGGCAGCGCGTCGAAATCCGCCTTGAGGCCCGCCGCGTCGCCGAGCGCCGCCTTGACCAAAGCGCGGTTGACCAGGGCCCACAGCCAGATCGGCGGCTCGCGCGTCGGGTCGACGAGGGACTCCTCGTTGAGGTCCTTGAGGGCTTCCTCGTGCAGGCCGAGCTCGCGCTTGGCCTCGCCGCGCCAGACGTAGGCCTCGAAGTCGCGCGGGAAGCGGGCCAAGGTCTCGTCGAGGGCCGCGAGGGCCTCGGCCGGGCGGCCCAGCTTGAGCAAAGCGCCCGCGCGCCAGCAATACGCGCACTGCGCGTCGAGGCGGCGGGCTTCCTCGAGCCGGGCGAGCGCCTCCTCATAGCGGCCCAGCCACAGATCGAGGGCGCCGCGCCAGGCGAGGACCTGCCCGGCGTCCTCGGGCGGGGCGCCGCTCAGCGCGTTCTCCATCTCGGCCAGCGCCTCGTCGGGGCGGCCCAGGCACAGGAGGGCCTCGGCGAGAAAGCCGTTCGTGCGCCAGTCGGCGGGCTTGCAGCGAAGGGCGATCTTGAACCAGCGCGCCGCGACGTCGAAGCGCGCCCCGCAATGGGCCGCGAGCCCGGCCTTGGAGAACATCCAGCCGTAGCGCTTGCGCGGGTAGGCGGCGATCGCCTCGAAATGCGCCATGCCCTTCTCCGGGCCGAGCAGCTCCGCGCGGTAGTAGTGCAGCCAGGGCGTGCGCGGCCGGGGGCCGAGGGCGAGCTCGAGGCGCTTGAGCGCCTTGAGGCGGTCCGACCTCGGACGGCGGTCGGCCCACTCCCACGGGTCCCAGAAGGTCCGGATGTCGTCGAGCGTCGCGCCTTCGTCGAGGATGCGCTCCGCCTCCGCGATCGCCCGCTTGTAGCGCCCGAGCTTCATCAGGCCGCGGAAGCGGTCCCGGGGGAGGACCGGCGCGGAGGCGAGGTCCGCCCGGGAGAGGATCGCCCGCTCCTTCTCGTGCTCGGCGCGGGCGCGCATGACGGCGGCCAGGCCGAGGCGGGCGCGCGCGTCCTTGGGCGCGGAGCGCAGGATCCCGCGAAAAACCCTCGCGGCGTCCTCGAGGCGCCCGGCGAAGAGGTAGGCCGAGCCGCACGAGCGCAGGACGTCGACGACCTTGCGCCGCGCCGC
Coding sequences within:
- a CDS encoding glycosyltransferase family 39 protein; the protein is MDGVSGRLAAAAIAAGLCWRLALAWPAGDAARPYVVPQEEYFLSSVMLLSEGLYSSDPGGGPLTGRGPLYTTFLAAAQHGGERPSPRRARVSQAVLGALAAMCAWGLASRLFSPAAGALAAAFVSLDPSLAASARDLDVHGFYGLVILLLACAAARWAERDGDRAAGNLLGLALGASLLCRSAHLLAVPLLAAAAHVWWGRAGARRAARVLLVAGAVLLPWTLRNYAHTGRLVPLDAGTGAYNLLAAADGGDRAVMFGEAFAIAERRAPGFAAAHLDETIERRDAAFAGLALRLILDSPLDYARGSARRLAAFWLPLSALLLPALFAALRPGASRGAQAAALIAASFSAYAAIGLGHGYRLGVEPLLAALAGIGAAGFFRKEAAPEPSAFLAALPLAGSVAATLAACLLLTPFDALAAARAGKADCRPPGPALAAFLDDGVRLAGEDWYLAPWAQALRARPGVCAAMAAFAAVDAPEAVRLFDAAAALAPRDPEIRVSLAVALGAAGRKARALRECGTAEKLAASARYPRGLRESIRSTRAGLTALR
- a CDS encoding tetratricopeptide repeat protein codes for the protein MDDLNARGVEHFNAGRFEEALSCFRAAVAAGESVAQARVFIGHVAGSLGRPDEAAAEFVSVIRDFPRHLPAYAGLANVVLRRAPARDPAAEKALLKVLSLKTGGTALAETLRACGQALGAVGELAAAEKALTKALVLGGGAARRRLRDVLRARAESFLAAGALKKAEGELRKLLALAPEDERARRALVRLLRRRGLEYVQAGRLDNAERILRRAVSLAPADPLSRRRRAEVARMREKSKRARRSAARRRKADKVRVLRGRGGALVAAGRLVLAEKALRRALLVGPGDAGAGRQLAEVLRMREQAEEARRQAARAAKGEKLRALLEALKAASQAYRSSSRTKTAAKILAKILRLEPGDARARLIAGGILFSSGAVARGRALLAEGLRLNRGVLLPGEVFAALMKLGRYKEALAAGERLLDGRPGLADIRALRDPWEWDDRPLAERRREVLRLERAAGPAARRSWVPYYRADLRGPEELRQFSRLAALPGRRYGWMLCRGRTGEAFAELDRALPEAPPDEAGQVLAWRGAFDLWLGRYESAVGRFDEALRLGAPYALSWRAGALLKLGRAEEALRQLDEALTLYPRDLEAYVWRGEAKRALGRHREALKDLNEPTLSDPDRATPIWLWALFNRALAKAALGDSAGLKADFDAIPVRIRDHIRGKSGREDMVGLLEAGLELSRGFRREEYRQAIWMA
- a CDS encoding tetratricopeptide repeat protein, with amino-acid sequence MPRGKKRSSAGALRRAGAAHFNAGRHEAALECFRRARELGDRSPELGVFVAHALNAAGRAEEAVAEFASLLKDHPRHPALKTGLASIMLHPARLPEAEKALRTALAADPRDAGARVGLVEVLRMRGQGALSSGEPWTAEALLREALARRPRGEAARRKVVDVLRSCGSAYLFAGRLEDAARVFRGILRSAPKDARARLGLAAVMRARAEHEKERAILSRADLASAPVLPRDRFRGLMKLGRYKRAIAEAERILDEGATLDDIRTFWDPWEWADRRPRSDRLKALKRLELALGPRPRTPWLHYYRAELLGPEKGMAHFEAIAAYPRKRYGWMFSKAGLAAHCGARFDVAARWFKIALRCKPADWRTNGFLAEALLCLGRPDEALAEMENALSGAPPEDAGQVLAWRGALDLWLGRYEEALARLEEARRLDAQCAYCWRAGALLKLGRPAEALAALDETLARFPRDFEAYVWRGEAKRELGLHEEALKDLNEESLVDPTREPPIWLWALVNRALVKAALGDAAGLKADFDALPAYFTDYLRAKTGLADPEALLKASLELSRGFRREEYRQAIWMT